The genomic interval CCCCGGCGGATATGGAATAGGCGTCTATAAGCCCTCTGACCCCTAGTTTTACGCCACCGAAGTATCTGGTAACCACCAGTGCGAGGTCGAAAAGGTCCGCCTTTAGTATGGCCCCGAGGATCGGACGGCCTGCGGAGCCCGAGGGCTCTCCATCGTCGGAGGAGTGGTCCACCGTATCGGGGTATCCTACCCTGTAAGCCCAGCAATTGTGTCTTGCGTCTGAATATTTTTTTGAAATTGCCTCGATAGAGCTTTTTGCCTCCTCCACCGTGGAGGCTGGGACTACGGTGGCTATGAACTGAGACCTTC from Dethiosulfovibrio salsuginis carries:
- a CDS encoding IMPACT family protein: MTDTYWTITTTETFALKERRSQFIATVVPASTVEEAKSSIEAISKKYSDARHNCWAYRVGYPDTVDHSSDDGEPSGSAGRPILGAILKADLFDLALVVTRYFGGVKLGVRGLIDAYSISAGEALALCQREERMVTIPFEFSCTYDRYRDCLHHVKSLGIEDSWLNPSFDQAVSVTMKVPLSQGQEMETLLEDLRQRSILTNWTKD